The genomic segment ATGAGCAGTCTCTGGGGTCCAATCCCGAATCTCCACAGTCCCGGGAAGTAGTGCCTGTGAGAAAGAGGCGGAGCCGAATCCCAGATAAACCAAATTACTCTCTCAATCTATGGAGCATCATGAAGAACTGTATCGGAAAAGAGCTCTCCAAAATCCCTATGCCTGTATGCCTATCCGTATCTTTACAAGAATCCCAACCAGCCCAGATTCATTTGCTTTCAAcacatcctttcttttcacaGGTGAACTTCAACGAGCCCTTGTCTATGCTGCAGCGTCTCTCTGAGGATCTGGAGTACTACGAGCTGCTGGACCGGGGCGCCAAGTGCCAAAGCTCTCTGGAGCAGATGTGCTACGTGGCAGCTTTCACCGTGTCCTCTTACTCCACTACAGTTCACCGCACGGGCAAACCCTTCAACCCTCTGCTGGGCGAGACATTCGAGCTGGACCGTGTGCAGGACACTGGCTACAGGTCCCTCTGTGAGCAGGTGAGCCTTTGTTTATCTTGAGATAGATGAGTTGTGTATGATATTAATCCGTTCTTCTTCCTATCTCTGTCTTCAGGTAAGCCATCATCCTCCGGCTGCGGCACATCACGCGATCTCCGAGCGAGGCTGGACCCTGAGACAGGAGATCGCCCTGGCCAGCAAGTTCAGGGGAAAATATCTCTCCATCATGCCCCTGGGTAACTATTTATCCTATTCTGAGCCTTATCACAATGTTCAAGTTTGTAAAGTAACATGCAGCTTATTCATTCAGGGAAGAGTTGTTCTCATTAGTTCCTTTTCTGAAAAACAGCATATAAAACAAGAAGTGCAATGCAAAGCCCATTAGAAACAACAGTTTTTGGACACTTTTATTAGCTATGAACATATTCAACTAACATTTCACAACCACAGAGTGTCACAATACGGTTGgtctttatttttaacagtagCAGTTTCAACAGTAGCAGCtgttttataatgaaaaaaacataactaaaatgaaactaaatgttTTGCCTTTAGAGTGTGCCAGTGCTGTATTTAAAACAGATAAGCCATGTGATTtggtattttatttaatgcaacaACATTTGGACACTTAATTATGACTTAAATATCCAAATACTTTTTTGATATGCCCATTTAAATGGCTGCCCAAACTAGGCTTAGTGATTCGATGATAAGCTtataatgaaaacataaaaattttaaatgtaaaatgcatacatctaaaattaaaaactttcaatttaaaacactaaaagaaataattagatattaaatacaaatttgtTTTATTGATGTCATGTAACtattaaccaacatcagagaactgtAAATGCATTGTTACATTTAAGTATTAAATTCAAATCTCTATGGggcatttaaattaaatactttaaatCAAAGGGGTTCGGctgaccaaaaaaaaagtaaaaaggttGGAATCCCTGCTTTAATGTATTAGTATATTCATATTAAAAGATGgatattaaaatgtcatatgcTTACATTCATGTTTTTAAGCAAGAGTTTTCAAGTTCTTTTTGAACTGCTTGTTTGTTTGCTCCAGGTTCTATTCATTGTATCTTTGAGAAGAGTAACAATCACTACACCTGGAAGAAAGTCACAACCACAGTGCACAATATCATTGTCGGGAAACTCTGGATAGATCAGGTCAGAACACACGCTACTTATTTACACATATTTTCATATaatcagcatcagtgtgtctgggTATAAAATGAACTGATGGACTTGTTAGTGGATAATGCTACTGTAATTCCTCTTTTAATTGTACAAGTGTAAAAACTGTGCTCATTTCAACAATTTTTGGTATATTTCACTTGcttatgtcattttaaattatattatgtaaataaaatgattGTCACCCAGCTTTCTTgtgcattaatttttttctggTTTTGCAAATTACATTTGCATTATACAAATGCAGCCTTTAAATTACCTAAATATCTGTAGTGGATCATTTTATTCATAAGTGAtattggtgtctctctctctgaattCAGTCGGGAGAAATAGATGTTGTGAACCACAGAACAGGGGACCGCTGTCATCTCAAGTTCGCCCCGTACAGCTACTTCTCCCGAGATGTGGCCAGAAAGGTGAGTCAGCAGCCGTTTCACTGACTTCTTTCTCCCAGAATGCAGACGTGTCAGTTTTTTCCCCTTTTATTCGTCACCCTTTGCATCTTTTGATGTTCTTTTTGCCcattctgttatttttttgtCCGCTTTCGCTTCCTTCTTGTGCAATACCTCTCTCTGTAGGTCACGGGGGTAGTGACGGATAAAGACGGGAAAGCGCACTATGTTCTGTCTGGGACGTGGGACGAGAAGATGGAATGCTCTCGTGTGATGCAGAGCAGCAGAGGGGGAGAGAACGGCACCGACGGGCGACAGAAAACCGTCTATCAGACGCTCAAAGCCAAAGAGCTGTGGAGGAAGACACCGCTGCCGTAAGAAATTCCCTGACACGTACAATATTTCCCAAGTTCAAGCTCAGTCGACAGCATTTGTGCCtcgatttctttaaaaaagccaAAAAGAACAGTAGCAGTAACAAAAGAGATGAATGAGCCACTCTGTAAATGTTCAGTCATACAGCCACAAAAAAATTTcagttatatttaatatatataaggcTAATTAATAAATCTGTTTTGAGCTCTCCTTTTTATTTTGTGCAGTTTGAAAGCAAAGAAATTAAGACAGACTTAAATTAATTAGAAAGAACAACAAACATTTCActactgatatttatttattagtagtagtagtattattataatactgcttttttacagtattattattgcacgttttattttttttatttttttttattattattgtatgctCATATTTCTGGTGAAACAGTGCATTCTAAAATTATAGGATTCTCATTTCTGCTTTAAAATCCTCCAAAAATTGGTCCCACACATTTCAGTTGTGTCTCATTGTAATCTTTTGCCTTTTTCAAGAAAACAAGGTTTGGTtttcaacattatgccacaaatccTGTCAGTTTAACTTGTACTGAGTCTGGAATAGACCTTTAATTAAAGAATATGAATTAGAATGCATGACACGATTATTCATGAGTAGTTGGAGCTATGGCTTAGTGTTTAGTGAATGTTTCTGGCACATCATGTTGTGGTGCTCAAGAGAGATTTCGACTGGAATTTCTTAATCTCCATAATTTCCTGTCCTTTCTCTCTCTGTACTTTGTAGGGAAGGTGCTGAAAACATGTACTACTTCTCGACCCTGGCATTGACATTGAATGAGCCGGAGGAGGGCGTTGCTCCCACGGATAGCCGGAGGCGGCCGGATCAGCGTCTGATGGAGCAGGGCCGCTGGGAAGAGGCCAACGCTGAGAAACAAAGACTGGAGGAGAAGCAGCGCACCGTCCgccgagagagggagagagaggccaACCACAACGGCAGCCCTGCAGAAGAGGTTAAGGAGCCAGCGGACAGGGGTAAAGTGTCCTTTTATTTGTCATTCAGCTCGTCTCCTCGTTTCCTCCGCCTTCTCGGCGTCTCTCGTTCactcctctgtctctgtctttcactCAAGCTCTCATTGAGGACTTCATATCTGACTCGCCACTAAAAAGCAAGTACTCCTGTTCTACTACCTTTTCTTTCCTATTTTTAATTGTCGTCTTCTGCGTTTTCTCCCATCTCACACacgcacgaacacacacacacacacacacacacacgcatgcagacAATGTCATAGTGCTTATTTGCttgacattaaaggaatagttcacctaaaaatttacaTCTTTGTCATTTTCTTCCAAATCTAGGAATTTTCTTGTGTCTAGCTTTTCCACAAAATCAGTGAAAGGGACTTAAACTTGAAAGCTTTAAGCAGTGTTATATTTATTTACctaatacagtacagaccaaaagtttggacacaccttctcattcatgactatgaaaattgtagatacacagtgaaggcatcaaaactatgaattaacacgtggaattatatatggaattatatacataacaaaaaagtgtgaaacaactgaaaatatgtcatattgtaggttcttcaaagtagccaccttttgctttgattactgctttgcacactcttggcattctcttgatgagcttcaagaggtagtcacctgaaatggtcttccaacagtcttgaaggagttccctgagagatgcttagcacttgttggccctttttccttctgtctgcggtccagctcacccctaaaccatctcgattgggttcaggtccggtgactgtggaggccaggtcatctggagcagcaccccatcactctccttcttggtcaaatagcccttgatgccttcagtgtgactctacaattttcatagtcatgaaaataaagaaaactctttgaatgagaaggtgtgtccaaacttttggtctgtactgtatatcataatggtatttttgtttatttattattttattattattactgtatattCATAGTAGTAAGTCTGGtttttaagtttctttttttattttaaagtttcagttttgtatatttttgttaatagtgagagattttttttttttttgcgttttagTACTTGCCTTGACAACTCACTGACATTTtaagttttatgttttgttttcttttattttagttaacatttattttatttcaattaatacacgttttaatagttttagatgATTCCTAAAAACCTGGCTCCAAAATGACAACCAAGTACCATAAAAGTAGTAGCACACCTGTTTTGTAATACTTTGTTGTCTATGATCCACGTATGCAAAAAAGAGTCATATTGAGGTTtagaacgacataagggtgagtaaatcatgacaggatttttattttggggtgaactgtctctttaatatCCAGGATCACTTTCCCTGCCTCCATTATGCCATTCACTCAttgtattctttctttttttgtttttgccttaATTTGCACCCCCCTTTTAAATTTTTGGCTGCTCGTCTCTCAACTCTGATCAGCCGAAGAAGTCGAGATTGCCAGTGAGCCCTCTGAGACCACTTACAAAAGCAAGTACCATCCCATCCCTCTCTTCTAATCAGTCTGTCTCTCACATTTATCATCTAATCATCTTCACTTTCCATCTGTCTGTCCCTCCGTCAGCTGACACAGATGAAACTTCTTCTGATCTTTCACTATCAAGCAAGTAGCAGAATCAGCACAGACTATAGCTTTATAGTGTAGTTTAGTCATTTTCATACTTGATTTGATTGCCGAGTCCTGAGTTCGATTTCACCCCTGaagtttttcttttctgattGTTTTGCTGCATTCACATCATCAATATTAACATAATTGCTAGAGTCAAGAAATACAACAATTATAAACCATACTATAGTCCGTGTGAACTTTATCCTAGATCACATTTTTTGAGGAGATTCAGGAGTGAAAAAACTCTATAGAACTGTCATGACTGTCATTCAATAGAAACCAGACAATTATTAGTCTTGGttcttatttaaatgtattcttttgtcatgcatttttaattagatgccagtgtgtgtatttttttccaCTAGTGGGCAGTGTGAAGGCATAAACTAGGAGTATATACAATATCAATTACAGAGACTACAGTCAGTGTAGACTTTAatttcttcagttcactcctcccATGCATGCTAACCTCTCTCTCACTCCTCTTCTCTTTGCCCGCATCCCTCGATCTTCATCTGTGTGCTTCTGCAGCTGAAACACTGCACGGCTCACACCCACCTGCATATTCAAGCAAGTaccacacactcgctcacatcaCACAGAGATGCATACAAAACCAGTGTTCGTAATGAAGTGGAATTATCTCATTGTAATTGAGTGGAAACAGTTGTTAGAGCTACATTTTTACAGCTTAATTGAgtcatattatacattatacaacattatatttttgcttataaccaCAAGATCCACAATTCATGTTAATGTAGTTATAATATGACTTTCTTAACTATTGCAAACGTACAGCGTATGCATTGGTTATCACAGAAAACTACACACCAACATGTACCTCCAtttaaactttgtgcatttttgagCTGATGGATGAGACTCTCACTGTCTCGTTATCTGCTCTGTGTCGCTCTAGTGGAGGGTCCTTATGGAGCTCCGGTCAAAAGCAAGTAACATCCACCCAAAACCCTTCCAGCCCCTCCATTACTCACATATGATAGAGCTAGGTGGTATGATCAAGCAGAAAACTGTAGTTTAACAATTACATTGACATGCTACTCACATTGAGTGTGGACATGTAAGATTTTTGCACATCTGATTTTGCACACCTGTGCTTTAATAAACTataattcaatatttaaaaagaaatgtacttttggctcataaaataaaatattaaaataaaaaaatatagtaaaaaaaatatatgtatgaaattttttttttatatatatttgagttAGACAGTAATGTTATGTTCTTATGTAATTATGCTCATAATAttaagttttactttattttactaaggtccttgttacagtgcaattatacatttaagtagcGAGTTATATTAATTAACTGCATGTATTTACTATATGGTTAGAGTTAGGATGAGCGTTTGGTTTCATGTTAGTTGCATGTAATCatgaataatttattgttattactatagAAAGTACACATAATGTGTAACAAGGTCACTGTAAAAgaaaattgttattaatatttaatatatactacctagatattatatattatgtagcTCATTTTCCAGCAAAAATAACTGCACTATTATTTATACTCCATTACTAAAATATAAAGTTGTATCTTGGACTGTGATATAAAATGCTGGTCATGCTGCCCACCTCTAAACTTTACcaatattttttcctttatttgcTTTATTCTTCTTCCTGAGTTGTCCATGTGCCTCTTAGCTGCTGTTTATCAGCCTGTTGTGTGAATATTGAAAGCGAGACATGTTGAATCAGAGACTGTAGCTGATTGTTTAACTATAGATTTAATAGTTTAGTCAGCGTATGTTTTGCAAGTTCCAGGCTGTATTTGAAATAGTTTCTAATAGCTTTGTAGAAAAGGGCTCTATTGAGTTACTAGCACCCTCATATATGTTCTGTTCTCTAATTAAGTgactgtttgtttgcttttgtatGTATGTGTCCGCTTTGTTCGATCAGGTGGTCACCAGGACAATTACAAGCCCATGTGGTTCGAGCGGCAGGTCGACCCGATGACAGGAGAGCCCACGCACATCTACAGAGGAGGATACTGGGAGGCTAAGGAGCAAGGCAACTGGGACACCTGCCCGGATATCTTCTGATCCCTGTCACACACATGCCCCAAGATGTCTTCACTGTCCCGATTCCCGGAAGATAACAAACAAACGAAAGCTCAGTCAGCTGCCCCTTCTCTTTTCCCGTATCGTAGTATATCGAGATGCGTGTCCTCTCTTTCGCCAGCCGTGCTCTACTCAGTGGACAGTAAGGGACACCGAATTGGACACCACCATCcactgtgtgtctctctgttctCCTCTTGTTCACGGGATTATTAAAGAATAGGGTTCACCATTCAGTAAACGCTAGCGTTAAGAAAACATATCCTTTCCCGCTCCACACATCTTCCTCAAGCGGTGGACGTCATATCCTTAAACATCCGGGGGATATgaaggcttgtgtgtgtgtgtgtgtgtgaatgagttcaGAGAAGCACTGTAGTGCTCTTTCTTTTCATTGAGCATGTTTGTGTGAAAGATGAAGTTTATGAAGATGAAGAGCTCGCCTTGGTTTGTGGATTTTAAAGGAATGGTTTGCGTAAATATGAAAGATCTGTCATTGCTTACTCACCACCTTAtttcttttgcaaaacaaatatgtttgtgCACAACATGTCAAGTGCTAAAAAGTATGATAAAAGTACCATTAAAGTACTCTATGCGATTTGAGGAGCTATGTTCCTACTGAATTTATACAATAGCTTTCTGTGAGAAGTTCTTAAATTTTTTGAACGCCAGTTgagacatgattttttttttggagacaaAATAGTCAAACTGCACCATTTTTTAAAACTCTAATCAAATTTAATATCAGAGCTTTGACATATTAGAAGATTATCAGTAAATTGCACTCTTTTCATTCACACTAAGTCAATGCATTACTTCAGATAAAACAAACAAGTCATATGCATCACTTTTATGGTGGTTTTAAGGCATTAGTTTGGTCCCTTTTGGAGTTTGACAGCCTATAAactgttctacagaagaaaaacCCCatcaaaaagtataataaaagtaGAGATTTGAGATGTTATATTCTTTCTGAATCTACTATACAGTGCATAAAATTCTCACTTGTTTGATCTGGTACAGCATTTACGACACACAAGAACCATTGGCATTTTTGAGTCGCTAGTTATCAGACTGCAAATGTTTTTGAAACCGTTCGCAAATAAGATTTCAGAGTTTCGGCAGATTTGGAAGATTGTCAGTGAATAAATCAGTCTTTTCTGTCAATAAGCAATCATTTtacttgaaatgtaatttttttttttcggggtCCTTTTTTGGACCTTGATAGCCTATAACCTgt from the Carassius carassius chromosome 7, fCarCar2.1, whole genome shotgun sequence genome contains:
- the LOC132144018 gene encoding oxysterol-binding protein 1-like isoform X4, encoding MSEPKAPTPAPGDTYKGWLFKWTNYIKGYQRRWFVLSNGLLSYYRTQAEMGHTCRGTINLATANIAVEDSCNFVISNGGTQTYHLKASSEVERQRWITALELAKAKAFRMQAESDDSGDDSTSPGASQGSGSRNSEVQSTLRTLGSKVEDLSTCNDLIAKHGSALQRSLSELEGVRLGGETSEKIRQVTERATLFRITSNAMINACRDFLALAQAHSKRWQKALQAEREQRVRLEETLEQLAKQHNHLERAFRGATVLPSSQSNPAIDSKGPVPGKGDVSDEDEENEFFDACEDVQEFITVPADPKYHRRSGSNVSGISSELGMDDGTTSLDEQSLGSNPESPQSREVVPVRKRRSRIPDKPNYSLNLWSIMKNCIGKELSKIPMPVNFNEPLSMLQRLSEDLEYYELLDRGAKCQSSLEQMCYVAAFTVSSYSTTVHRTGKPFNPLLGETFELDRVQDTGYRSLCEQVSHHPPAAAHHAISERGWTLRQEIALASKFRGKYLSIMPLGSIHCIFEKSNNHYTWKKVTTTVHNIIVGKLWIDQSGEIDVVNHRTGDRCHLKFAPYSYFSRDVARKVTGVVTDKDGKAHYVLSGTWDEKMECSRVMQSSRGGENGTDGRQKTVYQTLKAKELWRKTPLPEGAENMYYFSTLALTLNEPEEGVAPTDSRRRPDQRLMEQGRWEEANAEKQRLEEKQRTVRREREREANHNGSPAEEVKEPADRGGHQDNYKPMWFERQVDPMTGEPTHIYRGGYWEAKEQGNWDTCPDIF
- the LOC132144018 gene encoding oxysterol-binding protein 1-like isoform X2; translated protein: MSEPKAPTPAPGDTYKGWLFKWTNYIKGYQRRWFVLSNGLLSYYRTQAEMGHTCRGTINLATANIAVEDSCNFVISNGGTQTYHLKASSEVERQRWITALELAKAKAFRMQAESDDSGDDSTSPGASQGSGSRNSEVQSTLRTLGSKVEDLSTCNDLIAKHGSALQRSLSELEGVRLGGETSEKIRQVTERATLFRITSNAMINACRDFLALAQAHSKRWQKALQAEREQRVRLEETLEQLAKQHNHLERAFRGATVLPSSQSNPAIDSKGPVPGKGDVSDEDEENEFFDACEDVQEFITVPADPKYHRSGSNVSGISSELGMDDGTTSLDEQSLGSNPESPQSREVVPVRKRRSRIPDKPNYSLNLWSIMKNCIGKELSKIPMPVNFNEPLSMLQRLSEDLEYYELLDRGAKCQSSLEQMCYVAAFTVSSYSTTVHRTGKPFNPLLGETFELDRVQDTGYRSLCEQVSHHPPAAAHHAISERGWTLRQEIALASKFRGKYLSIMPLGSIHCIFEKSNNHYTWKKVTTTVHNIIVGKLWIDQSGEIDVVNHRTGDRCHLKFAPYSYFSRDVARKVTGVVTDKDGKAHYVLSGTWDEKMECSRVMQSSRGGENGTDGRQKTVYQTLKAKELWRKTPLPEGAENMYYFSTLALTLNEPEEGVAPTDSRRRPDQRLMEQGRWEEANAEKQRLEEKQRTVRREREREANHNGSPAEEVKEPADRAEEVEIASEPSETTYKSGHQDNYKPMWFERQVDPMTGEPTHIYRGGYWEAKEQGNWDTCPDIF
- the LOC132144018 gene encoding oxysterol-binding protein 1-like isoform X1, which encodes MSEPKAPTPAPGDTYKGWLFKWTNYIKGYQRRWFVLSNGLLSYYRTQAEMGHTCRGTINLATANIAVEDSCNFVISNGGTQTYHLKASSEVERQRWITALELAKAKAFRMQAESDDSGDDSTSPGASQGSGSRNSEVQSTLRTLGSKVEDLSTCNDLIAKHGSALQRSLSELEGVRLGGETSEKIRQVTERATLFRITSNAMINACRDFLALAQAHSKRWQKALQAEREQRVRLEETLEQLAKQHNHLERAFRGATVLPSSQSNPAIDSKGPVPGKGDVSDEDEENEFFDACEDVQEFITVPADPKYHRRSGSNVSGISSELGMDDGTTSLDEQSLGSNPESPQSREVVPVRKRRSRIPDKPNYSLNLWSIMKNCIGKELSKIPMPVNFNEPLSMLQRLSEDLEYYELLDRGAKCQSSLEQMCYVAAFTVSSYSTTVHRTGKPFNPLLGETFELDRVQDTGYRSLCEQVSHHPPAAAHHAISERGWTLRQEIALASKFRGKYLSIMPLGSIHCIFEKSNNHYTWKKVTTTVHNIIVGKLWIDQSGEIDVVNHRTGDRCHLKFAPYSYFSRDVARKVTGVVTDKDGKAHYVLSGTWDEKMECSRVMQSSRGGENGTDGRQKTVYQTLKAKELWRKTPLPEGAENMYYFSTLALTLNEPEEGVAPTDSRRRPDQRLMEQGRWEEANAEKQRLEEKQRTVRREREREANHNGSPAEEVKEPADRAEEVEIASEPSETTYKSGHQDNYKPMWFERQVDPMTGEPTHIYRGGYWEAKEQGNWDTCPDIF
- the LOC132144018 gene encoding oxysterol-binding protein 1-like isoform X3 encodes the protein MSEPKAPTPAPGDTYKGWLFKWTNYIKGYQRRWFVLSNGLLSYYRTQAEMGHTCRGTINLATANIAVEDSCNFVISNGGTQTYHLKASSEVERQRWITALELAKAKAFRMQAESDDSGDDSTSPGASQGSGSRNSEVQSTLRTLGSKVEDLSTCNDLIAKHGSALQRSLSELEGVRLGGETSEKIRQVTERATLFRITSNAMINACRDFLALAQAHSKRWQKALQAEREQRVRLEETLEQLAKQHNHLERAFRGATVLPSSQSNPAIDSKGPVPGKGDVSDEDEENEFFDACEDVQEFITVPADPKYHRRSGSNVSGISSELGMDDGTTSLDEQSLGSNPESPQSREVVPVRKRRSRIPDKPNYSLNLWSIMKNCIGKELSKIPMPVNFNEPLSMLQRLSEDLEYYELLDRGAKCQSSLEQMCYVAAFTVSSYSTTVHRTGKPFNPLLGETFELDRVQDTGYRSLCEQVSHHPPAAAHHAISERGWTLRQEIALASKFRGKYLSIMPLGSIHCIFEKSNNHYTWKKVTTTVHNIIVGKLWIDQSGEIDVVNHRTGDRCHLKFAPYSYFSRDVARKVTGVVTDKDGKAHYVLSGTWDEKMECSRVMQSSRGGENGTDGRQKTVYQTLKAKELWRKTPLPEGAENMYYFSTLALTLNEPEEGVAPTDSRRRPDQRLMEQGRWEEANAEKQRLEEKQRTVRREREREANHNGSPAEEVKEPADRAEEVEIASEPSETTYKTETLHGSHPPAYSSKYHTLAHITQRCIQNQCS